A single Oncorhynchus tshawytscha isolate Ot180627B linkage group LG01, Otsh_v2.0, whole genome shotgun sequence DNA region contains:
- the si:ch211-117l17.6 gene encoding regulator of G-protein signaling 21, with the protein MPTLLFSKIRINELKDIPQKRTQRRRIDILLSRKRQKKDIQCILAQKINDESFSTKINPEDNRGIQPTLETLLKDERCLAAFRAFLRSEFSEENIEFWLACRDYRNTISPADLFWKAAEIYQEFLHPQAQREINVDYHIHEKIKRSMKAPALCCFDEAVRHVYKLMENDSYSRFLRSDAYLGLRRKARTFW; encoded by the exons ATGCCCACACTATTATTTTCAAAGATTCGGATCAATGAATTGAAGGATATACCGCAAAAAAGAACACAGAGAAGAAG GATCGATATCCTTCTAAGcagaaaaagacaaaaaaaagacATCCAGTGTATTCTGGCACAAAAGATAAATGATGAGTCCTTTTCTACAAAAATCAA TCCAGAGGACAATAGAGGAATCCAGCCAACTCTTGAGACCTTGTTGAAGGACGAAA GGTGCCTTGCAGCCTTCCGAGCCTTCCTGCGGTCCGAATTCAGTGAGGAGAATATTGAATTTTGGCTAGCATGCAGAGACTACAGAAATACCATCTCACCGGCTGACCTGTTCTGGAAAGCAGCAGAGATCTACCAGGAGTTCCTCCATCCCCAGGCCCAGAGAGAG ATCAACGTTGACTACCACATCCACGAGAAGATCAAAAGGTCCATGAAAGCCCCTGCTCTGTGCTGCTTTGACGAGGCAGTGAGACATGTGTACAAACTAATGGAGAACGACTCGTATTCCAGGTTCCTCAGGTCAGATGCCTACCTGGGGCTCAGACGCAAAGCCAGGACCTTCTGGTAG
- the LOC112249565 gene encoding regulator of G-protein signaling 21 isoform X1: MPSLIITETLIQTQHFNMEQDDRRRNKNLGKNFMCRLQCMFSHSPTSESRLSLEDTQQWSQSLERLLESKYGLATFRTFLKSEFSDENIEFWLTCEEYKKIKSSFRMSSKAKKIYEHFIKAEAPKEINIDYHTREQIKRAVKNPTLQCFDDAQKIVYGLMERDSYPRFLRSDIYRSLLDSLAADAVKG; the protein is encoded by the exons ATGCCCAGCCTAATCATCACAGAGACACTGATACAAACACAGCACTTCAATATGGAGCAGGACGACAGGAGGAGGAACAAGAACTT GGGAAAGAACTTTATGTGCCGACTGCAATGCATGTTCTCACATTCACCTACCTCTGAGAG CAGGCTAAGTTTAGAAGATACCCAACAATGGTCTCAGTCACTGGAGAGACTCCTCGAGTCTAAAT ATGGACTGGCCACCTTCAGAACCTTTCTGAAGTCTGAATTCAGCGATGAGAACATTGAGTTCTGGCTGACGTGTGAGGAGTACAAGAAAATCAAGTCTTCATTCAGAATGTCATCGAAGGCCAAAAAAATCTATGAGCATTTCATAAAGGCTGAGGCTCCTAAAGAG ATAAACATTGACTACCACACGAGGGAGCAGATCAAGAGGGCCGTGAAGAATCCTACACTCCAGTGCTTTGACGATGCCCAGAAGATTGTCTATGGGCTGATGGAGAGAGACTCGTACCCTCGCTTCCTGCGCTCAGACATTTACCGATCCCTCCTGGATTCCCTCGCCGCTGACGCCGTCAAGGGCTAA
- the LOC112249565 gene encoding regulator of G-protein signaling 21 isoform X2, giving the protein MPSLIITETLIQTQHFNMEQDDRRRNKNLGKNFMCRLQCMFSHSPTSERLSLEDTQQWSQSLERLLESKYGLATFRTFLKSEFSDENIEFWLTCEEYKKIKSSFRMSSKAKKIYEHFIKAEAPKEINIDYHTREQIKRAVKNPTLQCFDDAQKIVYGLMERDSYPRFLRSDIYRSLLDSLAADAVKG; this is encoded by the exons ATGCCCAGCCTAATCATCACAGAGACACTGATACAAACACAGCACTTCAATATGGAGCAGGACGACAGGAGGAGGAACAAGAACTT GGGAAAGAACTTTATGTGCCGACTGCAATGCATGTTCTCACATTCACCTACCTCTGAGAG GCTAAGTTTAGAAGATACCCAACAATGGTCTCAGTCACTGGAGAGACTCCTCGAGTCTAAAT ATGGACTGGCCACCTTCAGAACCTTTCTGAAGTCTGAATTCAGCGATGAGAACATTGAGTTCTGGCTGACGTGTGAGGAGTACAAGAAAATCAAGTCTTCATTCAGAATGTCATCGAAGGCCAAAAAAATCTATGAGCATTTCATAAAGGCTGAGGCTCCTAAAGAG ATAAACATTGACTACCACACGAGGGAGCAGATCAAGAGGGCCGTGAAGAATCCTACACTCCAGTGCTTTGACGATGCCCAGAAGATTGTCTATGGGCTGATGGAGAGAGACTCGTACCCTCGCTTCCTGCGCTCAGACATTTACCGATCCCTCCTGGATTCCCTCGCCGCTGACGCCGTCAAGGGCTAA
- the LOC112249565 gene encoding regulator of G-protein signaling 1 isoform X3 gives MSSKAKKIYEHFIKAEAPKEINIDYHTREQIKRAVKNPTLQCFDDAQKIVYGLMERDSYPRFLRSDIYRSLLDSLAADAVKG, from the exons ATGTCATCGAAGGCCAAAAAAATCTATGAGCATTTCATAAAGGCTGAGGCTCCTAAAGAG ATAAACATTGACTACCACACGAGGGAGCAGATCAAGAGGGCCGTGAAGAATCCTACACTCCAGTGCTTTGACGATGCCCAGAAGATTGTCTATGGGCTGATGGAGAGAGACTCGTACCCTCGCTTCCTGCGCTCAGACATTTACCGATCCCTCCTGGATTCCCTCGCCGCTGACGCCGTCAAGGGCTAA
- the rgs2 gene encoding regulator of G-protein signaling 2, translated as MACTDCMKASDFSIDKKGIKKRNWRTRIRYLLKITSSSKSMARRRSYRPTVDEVNQWAQSLDKLLSHKYGKAAFRIFLKSEFCEENIEFWTACEEFRTISSLEKLSSRARSIYEEFIQCDAPKEINLDYQTKDAIVQSLCLPSLTCFLLAQKKVFSLMENNSYPRFIHSELYKELCAIARGEGQYLKS; from the exons ATGGCATGTACAGACTGTATGAAGGCGTCAGATTTCTCTATTGATAAAAAAGGAATCAA gaAGAGAAACTGGAGGACAAGGATACGATATCTCTTGAAGATCACCTCTTCTTCAAAATCCATGGCAAGAAGAAGATCTTACAG GCCAACAGTGGATGAAGTCAACCAATGGGCACAGTCACTTGACAAACTCCTGAGTCACAAAT ATGGAAAGGCAGCATTTCGGATCTTCCTGAAGTCAGAGTTCTGTGAGGAGAATATAGAGTTCTGGACAGCCTGTGAGGAGTTCAGGACCATCTCGTCTCTAGAGAAACTGTCGTCGAGGGCCAGAAGCATCTATGAAGAGTTCATCCAGTGTGACGCTCCTAAAGAG ATCAACCTGGACTACCAAACAAAAGATGCTATCGTCCAGAGCCTGTGTCTGCCCAGCCTGACGTGTTTCCTGTTGGCCCAGAAGAAGGTGTTCAGCCTGATGGAGAACAACTCGTACCCTCGCTTCATCCACTCTGAGCTCTACAAGGAACTCTGTGCCATTGCCAGGGGAGAGGGGCAATATCTCAAGTCCTAA